A part of Vespertiliibacter pulmonis genomic DNA contains:
- the guaB gene encoding IMP dehydrogenase, which yields MLRIIKEALTFDDVLLVPAHSTVLPNTASLKTQLTKEITLNIPMLSAAMDTVTETKLAISLAQEGGIGFIHKNMTIERQADRVRKVKKFESGIVSEPVTVSPTLTLAELSEVVKKSGFAGFPVVDKEDNLVGIITGRDTRFISDLNKTVADFMTPKERLVTVKENASREEIFHLMHEHRVEKVLVIDDHFKLKGMITLKDYQKAEQKPNACKDEFGRLRVGAAVGAGPGNEERIEALVKAGVDVLLIDSSHGHSEGVLQRVRETRAKYPTLPIVAGNVATAEGAIALADAGASAVKVGIGPGSICTTRIVTGVGVPQITAISDVSEALKDRGIPVIADGGIRFSGDISKAIAAGASCVMVGSMFAGTEEAPGEIELYQGRAYKSYRGMGSLGAMSKGSSDRYFQSDNAADKLVPEGIEGRIAYKGFLKEIIHQQMGGLRSCMGLTGCATIEELRTKAQFVRISGAGIKESHVHDVTITKEAPNYRTN from the coding sequence ATGCTACGAATTATCAAAGAAGCTCTTACATTTGACGATGTGCTTCTTGTCCCTGCACACTCTACCGTGCTACCTAATACCGCAAGTCTTAAAACTCAACTCACAAAAGAAATTACCCTTAATATCCCAATGCTTTCTGCTGCAATGGATACAGTGACAGAAACTAAGCTTGCTATTTCTCTTGCACAAGAAGGCGGTATTGGCTTTATTCATAAAAATATGACTATTGAGCGTCAGGCAGATCGTGTTCGTAAAGTGAAAAAATTTGAGAGTGGCATTGTGTCTGAACCAGTTACCGTTTCCCCCACTCTTACGCTTGCAGAATTAAGCGAAGTTGTAAAGAAAAGTGGGTTTGCAGGTTTCCCTGTTGTCGATAAAGAAGATAACTTAGTTGGCATTATCACAGGGCGAGATACACGTTTTATCTCTGATTTAAACAAAACAGTGGCTGATTTTATGACACCTAAAGAACGTTTAGTTACAGTCAAAGAAAATGCAAGCCGTGAAGAAATTTTCCACCTAATGCATGAACACCGCGTCGAAAAAGTGTTAGTCATTGATGATCACTTCAAGCTCAAAGGAATGATTACCTTAAAAGATTACCAAAAAGCTGAACAGAAACCGAACGCCTGTAAAGATGAATTTGGACGTTTACGTGTCGGTGCAGCAGTTGGTGCAGGACCAGGAAATGAAGAAAGAATTGAAGCATTAGTGAAAGCAGGGGTTGATGTATTGTTAATCGACTCTTCCCACGGACATTCTGAAGGCGTGTTACAACGTGTACGAGAAACCAGAGCAAAATACCCTACGCTACCGATTGTTGCAGGTAATGTTGCAACCGCTGAAGGTGCTATTGCCTTAGCCGATGCCGGCGCAAGTGCAGTAAAAGTCGGTATAGGTCCAGGTTCAATTTGTACCACTCGGATCGTAACAGGCGTCGGGGTTCCACAAATTACAGCAATTTCCGATGTATCGGAAGCACTAAAAGATCGTGGTATTCCTGTGATTGCTGACGGTGGTATTCGTTTCTCTGGTGATATTTCCAAAGCCATTGCGGCTGGAGCATCCTGTGTTATGGTTGGCTCAATGTTTGCAGGAACAGAAGAAGCGCCTGGTGAAATCGAACTCTATCAAGGGCGAGCCTATAAATCTTACCGAGGAATGGGGTCCCTTGGGGCAATGTCAAAAGGCTCAAGTGATCGTTATTTCCAATCAGACAATGCGGCAGATAAATTAGTTCCAGAAGGTATTGAAGGGCGAATTGCTTACAAAGGTTTCTTAAAAGAAATTATTCATCAGCAAATGGGCGGTTTACGTTCTTGTATGGGCCTAACGGGCTGTGCCACTATTGAAGAATTACGCACTAAAGCGCAATTTGTTCGTATTAGTGGTGCTGGCATTAAAGAAAGCCACGTTCATGATGTTACTATCACTAAAGAAGCTCCGAACTATCGGACTAACTAA
- a CDS encoding DUF1919 domain-containing protein, whose translation MVLFKKLTKVLNDYLRNSINQQNQQRLINKEMTIISSNCTGGFLLHDLKMQFNSPFVNLYLTPDNFIRYLQNIEFYQRQPLTFIPTDKPYPVGQLADIKIHFMHYKNEQEARQKWQIRTKRMQLDNLFIIMTDRDNCTQEHLTQFDQLPFKHKIVFTHKPYPEIKSSFYISGFEHNEMVGDLFEYTGLNGKRYYDQFDYVNWFNQFQLNSI comes from the coding sequence ATGGTATTATTTAAGAAACTAACTAAGGTACTGAACGATTATTTGCGTAATTCTATCAATCAGCAAAACCAGCAACGTCTCATTAATAAAGAGATGACGATTATCTCAAGTAATTGTACAGGCGGATTTCTCCTGCACGACTTGAAAATGCAGTTTAATTCTCCCTTTGTTAATCTCTATTTAACGCCCGATAATTTTATTCGCTATCTGCAAAATATTGAATTTTATCAACGCCAACCGCTCACCTTTATACCAACAGATAAGCCCTACCCTGTTGGTCAATTAGCTGATATCAAAATTCATTTTATGCACTATAAAAATGAACAAGAAGCTCGCCAGAAATGGCAAATTCGTACAAAACGAATGCAATTAGATAACCTGTTTATCATTATGACAGATCGGGATAATTGCACACAGGAACATCTTACTCAATTTGACCAACTGCCGTTTAAACATAAAATCGTGTTTACCCATAAACCCTACCCTGAAATTAAAAGCAGTTTTTATATTTCAGGTTTTGAGCATAATGAAATGGTCGGTGATCTCTTTGAATATACAGGTTTAAATGGCAAACGCTATTATGACCAATTTGACTATGTAAACTGGTTTAATCAATTTCAACTAAATTCTATATAA
- the efeO gene encoding iron uptake system protein EfeO: protein MQLKSLAITVSSLFLATSVYAIDFSKETQAYKAFVTAQIDQLVTDTEKFVGYLKAGDVQQAKNIYPIARMYYERSEPIAESFGDLDPRIDARLADLTEEGKTEKDWSGFHKIEKILWEQNTTKGTEAVADQLLKDVKELRAKIPTAEVTPELMITGSVDLLNEISTTKVTGEEDIFSKTDLYDFKANVEGAEKIYELFKPQLEKKAPKLVKEIAERFAEVNMLLDKHNRAKGGYDYVGYDKLSKEEIKALAEAVNKLGEPLAQIGVLLDK from the coding sequence ATGCAACTAAAATCACTTGCTATAACCGTCTCTAGCTTATTTCTAGCGACCTCTGTTTATGCTATTGATTTCTCAAAAGAAACACAAGCCTACAAAGCATTTGTTACAGCTCAGATTGATCAACTTGTAACAGATACCGAAAAATTTGTTGGTTATTTAAAAGCTGGGGATGTTCAGCAAGCAAAAAATATCTACCCAATTGCTCGAATGTACTATGAACGTTCTGAGCCAATTGCAGAAAGTTTTGGTGATTTGGACCCTCGTATTGATGCCCGTTTAGCTGATTTAACGGAAGAAGGAAAAACAGAAAAAGATTGGTCTGGCTTCCACAAAATTGAAAAAATACTTTGGGAACAAAATACAACCAAAGGTACTGAAGCTGTTGCAGATCAATTACTTAAAGACGTTAAAGAATTGCGTGCTAAAATTCCAACTGCAGAAGTTACTCCTGAACTGATGATTACAGGCTCAGTTGATTTGCTCAATGAAATCTCAACAACAAAAGTAACTGGTGAAGAGGACATTTTCTCTAAAACAGACTTATACGATTTTAAAGCAAATGTGGAAGGGGCAGAAAAAATCTATGAATTATTTAAACCTCAGCTTGAGAAAAAAGCACCTAAATTAGTCAAAGAAATTGCGGAACGTTTTGCTGAAGTGAATATGTTACTTGATAAGCACAATAGAGCAAAAGGCGGATATGATTATGTTGGCTACGACAAACTCTCGAAAGAAGAAATTAAAGCATTAGCTGAAGCAGTAAATAAATTAGGTGAACCCCTTGCACAAATAGGCGTATTACTTGATAAATAA
- the efeB gene encoding iron uptake transporter deferrochelatase/peroxidase subunit, with protein sequence MSNQQQNTRRDFLKHATLISAGLIASTSSYALTPRETTSNLQSHSFYGLHQQGVATPLQKHIYFIVLDLHTKEIEKIKEMFKIWTQYSANLTSGKNVKPYGNNPYVPTNDTGEADSLNPHNLTLTFGISPTFFDKLGIQKLKPSLLKNLPHFPRDQLRPQYEQGDICIQACADDPQVAFHAIRNLVRVARSLVTMRWSQSGFNSFENSDTPRNLFGYRDGTVNPKAEELNNEVWYQGNDWLKNGTFLVTRRIQMHLETWDRTNLAGQEETFGRYRDSGAALGMKHEFDPVDLTKTDENGKPLISDVAHINLAKQAKSHILRRSFSYASGIDPTTGQFDAGLLFISFQKDPDQFIKIQNKLGNIDKMNEYITHIGSGLFACFAGVKDENDYLGKALFDQI encoded by the coding sequence ATGAGTAATCAACAACAAAATACACGTCGGGATTTTTTAAAACACGCAACATTGATTAGTGCTGGCTTAATCGCTAGCACTAGCAGTTATGCACTAACTCCACGTGAAACAACATCTAATTTACAATCTCACTCTTTTTATGGCTTACACCAACAAGGTGTTGCTACTCCATTACAAAAACATATTTATTTTATCGTTCTTGATTTACATACTAAAGAGATCGAAAAAATCAAAGAAATGTTTAAAATATGGACACAATATAGTGCAAATTTAACCTCAGGTAAAAATGTAAAACCTTATGGCAATAATCCTTATGTGCCGACAAATGATACAGGTGAAGCAGATAGTCTAAATCCACATAATCTCACCCTAACCTTTGGTATTAGCCCAACTTTTTTTGATAAATTAGGTATCCAAAAACTTAAACCTAGTCTGTTAAAAAATCTTCCTCACTTCCCTCGTGATCAATTACGTCCTCAATATGAACAAGGCGATATCTGTATTCAAGCTTGTGCGGATGATCCCCAAGTTGCATTTCACGCTATACGCAATTTAGTTCGAGTTGCTCGTTCACTTGTTACAATGCGTTGGAGCCAATCGGGCTTTAACTCTTTTGAAAATTCAGATACCCCTCGAAATTTATTTGGTTATCGAGATGGGACAGTAAACCCTAAAGCTGAAGAATTAAATAACGAAGTATGGTATCAAGGAAATGATTGGCTAAAAAATGGCACTTTTTTAGTCACAAGACGCATTCAAATGCACCTTGAAACTTGGGATAGAACTAACTTAGCAGGGCAAGAAGAAACATTTGGTCGCTACCGTGATTCAGGTGCAGCATTAGGAATGAAACACGAATTTGATCCTGTTGATTTAACCAAAACAGATGAAAACGGGAAACCACTGATTTCAGATGTGGCTCATATCAATCTGGCTAAACAAGCAAAAAGCCATATTCTTCGCCGTTCGTTCTCTTATGCAAGTGGCATTGATCCAACAACAGGGCAATTTGATGCAGGGCTATTATTTATTTCATTCCAAAAAGATCCCGATCAATTTATCAAAATTCAAAATAAATTAGGAAATATCGATAAAATGAATGAATACATCACTCATATTGGCAGTGGTTTATTTGCTTGTTTTGCAGGAGTAAAAGATGAAAATGATTACTTGGGTAAAGCCTTGTTTGATCAAATTTAA
- the guaA gene encoding glutamine-hydrolyzing GMP synthase, with protein MTNIHNHKILILDFGSQYTQLIARRVREIGVYCELWAWDVSEQDIREFNPTGIILSGGPESTTEDNSPRAPEYVFNAGVPVLGICYGMQTMAMQLGGLTETSDHREFGYAQVEIKQEDALFAKLNDDLTACDPTLDVWMSHGDKVTRLPEQFQITGVTPTCPIAAMSDETRHFYGVQFHPEVTHTKSGLALLKNFVVNICGCQTNWTAENIIEDAVARIKAQVGDDEVILGLSGGVDSSVTALLLHRAIGKKLHCVFVDNGLLRLNEADQVLEMFGDKFGLNIIHVNAENRFLDALKGIDEPEAKRKIIGKVFVDVFDDESKKLSNVKWLAQGTIYPDVIESAASKTGKAHVIKSHHNVGGLPDYMKLGLVEPLRELFKDEVRKIGLALGLPADMLNRHPFPGPGLGVRVLGEVKKEYCDLVRKADAIFMEELHTADWYYKVSQAFTVFLPVKSVGVMGDGRKYDWVVSLRAVETIDFMTAHWAHLPYDLLGKISNRIINEVNGISRVVYDVSGKPPATIEWE; from the coding sequence ATGACAAACATTCATAATCATAAAATTTTAATCTTAGACTTCGGCTCACAATATACCCAACTTATCGCTCGCCGTGTGCGTGAAATTGGGGTTTATTGTGAACTCTGGGCTTGGGACGTAAGCGAACAAGATATTCGTGAGTTTAATCCTACGGGGATTATTCTTTCAGGTGGTCCTGAAAGCACCACTGAAGATAACAGCCCTAGAGCACCTGAATATGTGTTTAACGCAGGCGTGCCTGTACTGGGAATTTGCTATGGTATGCAAACAATGGCAATGCAATTAGGCGGCCTAACTGAAACCTCTGATCATCGAGAATTTGGCTACGCACAAGTTGAAATTAAACAAGAAGACGCATTATTTGCAAAACTTAATGATGATCTCACCGCTTGTGATCCGACTTTAGATGTTTGGATGAGTCACGGCGATAAAGTAACTCGACTGCCTGAACAATTCCAAATTACAGGCGTAACACCAACCTGTCCAATTGCTGCAATGTCTGATGAAACTCGCCATTTCTACGGTGTACAATTCCACCCTGAAGTTACTCATACGAAAAGCGGTTTAGCACTACTGAAAAATTTTGTGGTGAATATTTGCGGTTGTCAAACAAACTGGACAGCCGAAAACATTATTGAAGATGCCGTTGCTCGAATTAAAGCCCAAGTTGGTGATGATGAAGTAATTCTAGGCTTATCGGGCGGGGTTGATTCTTCAGTAACTGCTCTACTATTACACCGAGCCATCGGTAAAAAATTACATTGCGTCTTCGTAGATAACGGCTTACTTCGCTTAAATGAAGCCGATCAGGTTCTAGAGATGTTTGGTGATAAATTTGGGTTAAATATCATTCACGTCAATGCAGAAAACCGCTTCTTAGATGCCCTAAAAGGCATTGATGAACCTGAAGCAAAACGTAAAATTATCGGCAAAGTGTTTGTTGATGTATTTGATGATGAATCGAAAAAACTTAGCAATGTCAAATGGTTAGCACAAGGTACAATTTACCCTGATGTGATTGAGTCGGCTGCTAGCAAAACAGGAAAAGCCCACGTAATCAAATCGCACCATAATGTGGGTGGTTTACCTGATTATATGAAACTCGGCTTAGTTGAACCCCTGCGTGAGCTATTTAAAGACGAAGTGCGTAAAATTGGTTTAGCTCTTGGACTACCTGCGGATATGCTCAACCGCCACCCATTCCCAGGTCCAGGCTTGGGCGTACGGGTGCTTGGCGAAGTAAAAAAAGAGTATTGTGATTTAGTGCGTAAAGCTGATGCTATTTTTATGGAAGAGTTACATACTGCTGATTGGTACTACAAAGTTAGCCAAGCTTTTACTGTTTTCCTCCCCGTAAAATCCGTTGGCGTAATGGGTGATGGGCGTAAATATGACTGGGTTGTTTCTCTCCGTGCCGTTGAAACCATTGATTTTATGACCGCTCACTGGGCACATTTGCCTTATGATCTATTAGGCAAAATCTCAAATCGTATCATCAATGAAGTAAACGGTATTTCCCGTGTTGTTTATGATGTTTCTGGTAAGCCACCTGCAACGATTGAGTGGGAATAA
- the hisC gene encoding histidinol-phosphate transaminase, translating into MQYITFANQGVQALYPYQAGKPIEELERELGVTNIVKLASNENPFELPETVKQAITAQLTELTRYPDSNGFYFKEVIAKKWGVAVEQITLGNGSNDLLELVARTFVGENEEVIFSQYAFIVYPLVAQAINAKSIVVPAKDYGHDLDAFLQAITKKTKLIYIANPNNPTGTFLTHQQLAQFLAKVPKNVVVVLDEAYTEFTQPDERVDSFQLLQQHSNLVICRTLSKAYGLAGLRIGYMISNCEITDLFNRVRQPFNCNSLALAAAIAVFQDDEFIKKVAENNRLQMARYEQFFVEKGLTYIPSKANFITVDLKQPTLPIYEKLLAQGVIVRPIAVYGLPTHLRVSIGLPEENSRFFDALSTILG; encoded by the coding sequence ATGCAATACATTACATTTGCCAATCAAGGCGTCCAAGCTCTCTATCCTTACCAAGCGGGTAAACCTATTGAAGAATTAGAACGTGAGTTAGGTGTAACGAATATCGTTAAATTAGCTTCAAATGAAAATCCGTTTGAACTTCCTGAAACTGTAAAGCAAGCAATAACAGCTCAATTAACGGAATTAACACGTTATCCTGATTCAAATGGATTCTATTTTAAAGAGGTTATTGCAAAAAAATGGGGCGTAGCTGTTGAGCAAATTACGTTGGGGAATGGTTCTAATGATTTGTTAGAGCTTGTTGCTCGTACTTTTGTTGGAGAAAATGAAGAAGTTATTTTTTCACAATATGCATTTATTGTATATCCTCTTGTTGCTCAAGCAATAAATGCTAAGTCGATTGTTGTACCAGCAAAAGACTATGGCCATGACTTAGACGCATTTTTGCAGGCAATTACTAAAAAAACAAAACTCATTTATATTGCTAATCCAAATAACCCTACGGGGACATTTTTAACACATCAACAATTAGCTCAATTTTTAGCGAAAGTGCCGAAAAATGTGGTGGTTGTGTTAGATGAAGCCTATACCGAATTTACTCAACCTGATGAGCGGGTAGATTCTTTTCAACTTTTGCAACAACATTCAAATTTGGTAATTTGTCGTACTTTGTCAAAAGCCTATGGCTTAGCAGGTTTACGCATTGGTTATATGATTTCAAATTGTGAAATTACGGATTTGTTTAACCGAGTTCGTCAGCCATTTAATTGTAACAGTTTGGCATTGGCAGCGGCAATTGCTGTTTTTCAAGATGATGAATTTATCAAAAAAGTAGCGGAAAATAATCGTTTGCAGATGGCTCGTTATGAGCAGTTTTTTGTAGAAAAAGGATTGACATATATTCCATCAAAAGCGAATTTTATTACCGTTGATCTCAAACAACCAACTTTGCCTATTTATGAAAAATTATTAGCACAGGGTGTGATTGTTCGCCCAATAGCGGTATA
- a CDS encoding FTR1 family iron permease — translation MKMITWVKPCLIKFNYFLALFTLSITLSVCAYAKVETSSLFVHLSDAMEEVKKGEITKSEPYLTALQQEFEAIPSHNSDAGKAVKSALDVATTNTSLPHLEQLAKALYLFEKEQNPVDYAQQRQKFAKRVLPIYQQLENAIYSADLTQIETVFKQFNTIWSANEKVVRETSLGHYGQIETAMTLLRIAMLSEPANFTEMQKQVSVLGNALADFKAGNVLQPQVANNGADAPQTLPSGIKLLEKSYAKFENNQIEQAKADITLFIQQWPVFEGDVRTRDGALYTRVESDLPVIMVKGNEPANMQKFQKMIDDLNHLDITGSYGIIDAMLVLLREGVEALLIIMALLTTLNATNQPRAKRWVYAGAGLGLGASIIGAVALQQLFPAISAGTHREVLEGAVGVIAVVIMLFVGAWLHSKSSMQGWKKFIDKKVANALVAGSLIPMLSLSFLSVFREGAETILFYAGMLPLISTQDLMIGLGLAIALLGIIALIMSFSSKRLPMHRLFKVMTLLIYGLGFKILGVSIHALQLTQIIPRHLIDLPNIEIIGFYASLEGIISQIIYLILIPLIAKIFKN, via the coding sequence ATGAAAATGATTACTTGGGTAAAGCCTTGTTTGATCAAATTTAACTACTTTCTTGCACTTTTTACGCTCAGCATAACGCTGAGCGTTTGTGCTTATGCGAAAGTTGAAACCAGTTCTCTTTTTGTACATCTCTCTGATGCAATGGAAGAAGTTAAAAAAGGTGAAATTACAAAATCTGAGCCTTATCTCACCGCTTTACAGCAAGAATTTGAAGCAATCCCTAGCCATAATTCTGATGCAGGAAAAGCAGTTAAATCGGCATTAGATGTAGCAACTACTAATACCTCTCTCCCTCATTTAGAACAGCTTGCCAAAGCACTCTATCTTTTTGAGAAAGAGCAAAATCCTGTTGATTATGCTCAACAACGACAAAAATTTGCTAAACGTGTCTTACCTATTTATCAGCAACTTGAGAATGCTATTTATTCTGCTGATCTAACGCAGATAGAAACGGTATTTAAACAATTTAATACGATTTGGTCTGCCAATGAAAAAGTAGTGCGGGAAACTAGCCTTGGTCATTATGGGCAAATTGAAACAGCAATGACATTATTACGCATCGCAATGCTGTCTGAACCTGCAAACTTTACGGAAATGCAAAAACAAGTGAGCGTTTTAGGAAATGCTTTAGCTGATTTCAAAGCGGGCAATGTGCTACAACCACAAGTCGCAAATAATGGAGCAGATGCTCCACAAACCTTACCCTCAGGGATTAAATTGCTTGAAAAAAGCTATGCCAAATTTGAAAATAATCAAATAGAGCAAGCAAAAGCTGATATTACCCTTTTTATTCAACAATGGCCTGTATTTGAAGGTGATGTTCGCACTCGTGATGGCGCTCTCTATACCCGAGTAGAAAGTGATCTTCCTGTTATTATGGTTAAAGGTAATGAACCTGCTAATATGCAAAAATTCCAAAAAATGATTGATGATCTCAATCACTTGGATATTACGGGTAGTTACGGCATTATAGATGCTATGCTAGTGCTATTAAGAGAAGGTGTTGAAGCCCTGCTCATTATAATGGCATTACTCACCACATTAAATGCGACCAACCAACCACGGGCAAAACGTTGGGTTTACGCAGGTGCAGGGCTTGGTTTAGGAGCGAGCATTATCGGAGCAGTAGCATTACAGCAGCTCTTTCCAGCTATTTCGGCAGGAACTCACCGTGAAGTTTTAGAAGGCGCGGTCGGTGTTATTGCTGTAGTCATTATGCTCTTTGTTGGAGCTTGGTTACATAGCAAATCATCAATGCAAGGCTGGAAAAAATTTATCGATAAAAAAGTCGCAAATGCTTTGGTAGCGGGCAGTTTAATCCCAATGCTTAGCCTAAGTTTTCTTTCTGTTTTTCGTGAAGGGGCAGAAACTATCCTGTTTTATGCAGGAATGTTACCACTAATTTCAACTCAAGATTTAATGATTGGACTAGGTTTAGCCATAGCTCTACTAGGCATTATTGCTTTAATAATGTCATTTTCGAGTAAACGGCTGCCAATGCACCGTCTATTTAAAGTGATGACCTTGCTTATCTATGGATTAGGCTTTAAAATTTTAGGGGTGAGTATTCATGCTTTACAGCTTACTCAAATAATTCCACGTCATTTGATTGATCTACCGAATATTGAAATCATTGGTTTCTACGCTTCACTTGAAGGAATCATTTCACAAATAATCTATTTAATATTAATCCCATTGATTGCAAAAATATTCAAGAATTAG